The Oceanivirga salmonicida region TTCTTTATCTACTTTTTTAACGATATAATTTGCCGTTAATATAGTTATACAACAAGCAATAGATTGTAATAATGCAACTGCAGTTATAGTTCCTATTGGAGAACCGCCTTTTAATGCATTAAATACATAAGTATCTAATGTTGCTGCTACATTAAATAATGAACCTGGTACTCCCCTTGTTGATTGATAAAATAATCCAAAGTCTGAATAAAATATACCACCAACACTTAATATAAACATTATAATTATTACTCTTTTTAATCCTGGTAAAGTTATATACTTAACTTGTTGCCATTTACTAGCTCCATCAACAACCGCTGCTTCGTATAAAGTTGGATCTATCCCTGCAATAGTTGCCAAATATACTATCATTCCATAACCAGTAGCTTTCCAATTCCGTATAAATACTAATAAATATGGCCAATAATCACTTTGGGTGTACCAACTTACTCTTTCTTTTCCAAAATAAACTAATATATTATTTATCACTCCCTTATCTGTACTTAGAAAAGCGTATATAAAATAACTTACTATTACCCAAGACATAAAATATGGGAAAAACATTAAAGTTTGATATAGTTTAGATCTAAATGTACTATATAGTTCTTTTATAAGTATTGCTAATGTTACTGGTATAACTATACCCATAATTATAAATATAATATTATACACTATGGTATTTCTTAATAATATATATATGTCATTAGTCTTTAAAATGAATTTAAAATTATTCAAACCTACCCATTCACTATTAAGTAAGCTATAAAAAAAGCCTTTTCTAGGAAATATTCTATATCTTTTAAAAGCCATTATTATACCCATAATAGGTAAATAACAAAATAAGATAAACCATGTTATTGTTGGTATAGATAATAAAGTTAATTCTATATTTTCCATACCAAATTTTCTTTTTTTCTTATTTTCCAAAAAAATCACACCCTTTGCTTTCTAATTCTTTCAAACCCTAAATATTTTAGCACTGCTTCGCAGTATAAAGAATTGGACCAAGAGAACCAATCTCTAGTGTATTCATAATGATTATCTTTATTAAAACCTTCATGCATTAAAAATTTATCAGCATCAGTTTTTTCTATTATATCTAAAATTTCTTTTTGTTTAACTTTATCTTTTTCAGTCATAGATTGAATAGATAATGCTATATGCCAAATATAGTTTTTAGGAGTATGCGGACTTCCTATACCCTTAGCATTGGTTCCTTCATAATAATAAGGATTTTTACTACTTAATACAAATTTTCTAGTATTTTCATATATAATATCATCATTTTTTACACATTCTAAATAAGGTAAACTAAGTAATGATGGAACATTAGCATCATCCATACATAAACTATTTCCTAAACCATCAACTTCATAAGCATAGATTTTACCAAAATCACTATCTTCAAATATTGCATATTTTTCTATGCCTTCTTTAACTTCATTTTTTAATTTTTCCATTTTTTCTATTAAAATAACTTTATCAGAAAAATTTTGCTTCATTATTTTTATAAGTTTTCCTAATACCTTAACTAAGTAAAAATTAGATGGAATTAAATATTGATATGTACAAGCATCATCACTAGGTCTAAACCCGCTCCAAGACATACCTGTATATGCTACATTTGACCCTTTTCCATTATTAGCTAATGTATCATAGTATACATATGGATTAGGTCTTTCAAAATGATATGTTGATTTTTCTAAATGATGTTGTTCAACTATCAACATATTTATTATTTTATTTAATAATTCAAAAAATTTATTATCAAATATTTCTAAATCTCCTGTTTTTTCATAGTACATATATATTGTATCTAATGGATAACATATAGAATCTAGTTCATATTTTCGTTCCCAAATATGATCATTCCACTCTGTTATATCATTTCTATCCCATGATTTTCCATTATTAGTCATATTAAAAGCATTAGCATATAAATCTTTATCTAAACAATATAATTGTCTTTTTATCACTTTTTTAATAATATCATCTGCTTCTTTTATATCTAGATAAAATAAAGGCTTTATTTGTCCACTAGAATCCCTTAACCACATAGCAGGAATATCTCCTGTTATTACAAAATAATCATCTCTATCTGTTGATATAAGTGTTCTACTCAATGTATTTTCCATACAATTTTTGAATATTTTTTTAGTTTTATCAGATATTTCATCACTATCTCTTATTAAGTCATATAACTTTTCACTAATTTGCATCATTATCACCCAATTCAAATGTTCTAATTTCATAAGCATTAATATTTTTAACATTATTTTCATCTATTGATATAATTTCATTTTCTAATATATTAAGTTCATTTATAGAATTTATTTTTATATTATTTGCATTTTTTGAATAATTACAAAGCCTTATAATTCCTGTTTTATTTTCATTTCTATTTAATGCCATTAACATATTATTCCCTAATTCAATATCTAATTTTTTATTAGCTTCTATATTTCCTTTATTATTAGGATATATTTGTATGCATTGCACTTGTTTTCTATATTCTAATATTCTATGATAAGATTTAATTTCATCTCCTTTATATAAGTCTATGTATAAATCTAAATCAATTTCACCTTGTTCTTGTGAATCTTCTGTCGGGAAATATCCCCAGTCTCCTATCTCTCCTGTGTATCTTCCTATACTTAAAGCAAGTGTATTGTCATCTTTTAAAACTTCATATTCTGCTATCCCATTAGTACCTATAGTTAATCCCATATTTTCATCTCTTAAATTAACAAATCTATTTAAATTTTGTGAATTATCTGGATTTAACCATTCTTTACTTGGCATTATTGGTCTTTTAACTACTTCATAAATACTTTCAGGGTAAACATAATCTGTTTTAATATCATTAGCAAATAATATTCTTAGCCTATGATCTTTTGCTATATTATTAAATTTAATATTTAATTTAACTACTTTATCATATGTATTTAATTCTAATGTCTTAATAATTTTAAATTCAACTAAATCATCTGCTCTTTTAACATTTCTTATTGTAACTTCTTGCATTTGCTCTTTAATTTTTTCAAAATCATTTTCTGCTGATACTGGTATTTTTATTGTGTCATAAATTTCTATAATAGCCTTATCTTTTGTAATACTTTTTATATTATATTTAATATTTTGATTTTCATTTGAATATATAGATTTAGCATTTGCTCTTTTATATATATACTCATTTCCAACATCACCATTATCTTCTATTACACCTAAATTTAAAAGTTCAATCTTATCTTTTTTATTATATAAATTAAAAGTTCCATCATTATTTACACTTAATTTTATATACTCATTTTCTAAATAATCTTTACCTATTTTTATATTTGAGACTTTTTCTAATTCATCAAATAAAAACTTTAAATTAAATACCTTTCTACTAAATGCTTCCATAGGTATTACTGCATTAAATTTTAGTTTTTGTGTCCAGTATGGTACTCTAAAACTATCATCAGGTATTTTGTAATCAAATAAGACCTTAGCCTGCTTTAAATTTGTTCTATAAACTTCTTTATCTCCATCATAAATTATTACAGATTTTGGTATATTTTCATTTTTCAATAATTCATACGCTTTTTGATAATGCATATCTTTAAATTTAATAGTTTTATAATCTATTTCTGCTTCTATTTCTTTTATTGTTGAATATTGATTTATATTATGCACTGACAACATATATTCATAATCTAAATTAGTTGTATTTACATTTTTAGAAAAATCATACAAGGCTCTATTAACCAAATGATTAGATAATTCTATTACTTCCTTAAATCTTTCTAACATACCTTTGTGTATGCTATCTATACCTGTTCCACATATACTATCATGCGGATGATTTGATATTAATGTCTTATATGCGTAATGTATAGCATCATAGGGGTATTGTTTTTTATCATATATTGAATAAAGCAATGGCTCTACCACTTCTTCTAATAAAAATTCTGCCTTTTTATTTTGTTTTTTTAGTATAACTCTATTAGATGATGTTCCTTGTAAAGTATACCAACCATCTGTTTTTTGAGATCTTAACTCTCCGTTTATATTATTAAGATTTAATTTTTTATCAAATACTTCTTTTTTCACTGCCTTATAATAATCAAATAAATTTGAATGTATAAATTCATAATCATCATAAAGTTCATTTGCAGTATCAATAGCATCTAATATATTCATTTGCAAAGGTTGATGATCACAACCATTCATCATAAGTAAATGTGATGTACTTGCATATTTTTCAACATCTTTTATCTTTTGATCCCAATATGTTTTAGCAATATTTTTGTCTACTGGAATTTCTATTGCATTACAATACCAATTTGCGAAAAGTATACCTAAAACTTTATCACTATTTTTTGAACTCCAATACATTTCAGAATTTTTAGAAGTAAAATCTTCTACAACAATATTATCAAAACCAGTTGCCTTAACACCCCTACCAAAATATGCTATATCTATTCCTGCTCTTTTTAATATTTGTGGCATTTGACCTACATTTCCAAAAGTATCTGGGAAATAGCCTATAAACATATGCTCTTTTATATCTACTCCCTTTAAATATCTCTTAGCTTCTTTAATTCCTACTTGTAAATTCCTTAGATTAGATTCTGCACTTATTAAAAAGGAATCTTGCAATACATACCAAGGCCCTATTTTCAATTTTCCGCTAGATATTAAACCAATAAGTTTTTCTCTATTTTCTGGTTTAATTTTTAAATAATCTTCAAGTGGTATTACTTGTCCATCTAAATGAAAACTATTAAATCTACTATCTTTAGATAATTCTAAAATATTATCAATTAAATCAACTAAATACATTTGATGCTCTATTAAAGGCAAATACCATTCTCTATCTAGATGAGAATGAGATATTATGTGTACAGTTTTTTTCATTTTTACCTCACAAACTAACATTTTCTTCTGTATCTATATCAAATATATGACATTTTGTTGTATCAAATTTAAAGTTATGTTTTCCTGTTTGTCTTAAATCTGCTAAGCCTTCTACATTCATTCTACTTGTCCATTGCACATTTCCTAATGTGAAGTATATATATTCTTCATTTCCCATTTGTTCTACTACTGATATATCTCCTACTACACTCTCAGGTGTTGCCTCATCTACTGCCTCTATTGCTTCTGGTCTTATCCCAAAGATTACTTTCTTACCTACATATGTCTTTACCTTATCTGCTTTTTCTTTGGCTATCTCTATGAATGTATCACCTATCTTAACATATACTTTATTATCTTTTTCTACTAAGTCTGCTTCTATTAAGTTCATTGTAGGTGAACCTATAAATCCTGCCACAAACTTATTTGCTGGTTTATGATATAGATTTAGTGGTGTATCTACTTGCATTATCTTACCTAGTTTTAATACTGTTATTCTATCTCCCATTGTCATTGCTTCTACTTGGTCATGAGTTACATATATCATTGTATTTTTTAATTCTTTATGTAATTGTGTTATTCTTACTCTCATTGATACCCTTAGTTTTGCATCTAAGTTAGATAATGGTTCGTCAAATAAGAATACTTTTGGTTTTCTTACTATTGCTCTACCTAAGGCTACCCTTTGTCTTTGACCACCAGACATTTCCTTTGGTTTTCTATCTAATAGTTCTGTTATTTCTAATTTCTCTGCTGCTTCTCTTACTCTTCTATCTATTTCATCTTTTGGTGTCTTTCTTAATTTTAGTCCAAATGCCATATTTTCATATACTGTCATATGTGGATATAGGGCATAACTTTGGAATACCATTGCTATTTCTCTATCTTTTGGTGGGACATCATTTACTAGTTTATCTCCTATGTAAACTTCTCCTCCCGTTATTTCCTCTAATCCTGCTATCATTCTTAAAGTTGTTGATTTTGCACAGCCACTTGGTCCTACAAATACCATAAATTCTCCATCTTTTATTTCTAAATCTATTCCATGTACCGCTTTAAAGCCATTTGGATATTGTTTTTCAACTCCTTTTAATGTTACATTTGCCATTTTGCCTCCTAAATTATTATCTAAATTTTTTCTCTAATTTTTTAATTAATAAAAATCTTTAAAAACCATTATTCTTACTTAATTCATTAAACCATAATCCTGATTTTTTTATACTTCTTTTATTTGTTTTTAAATCTAAACTTATTAAACCATATCTATTTTTATATGAATTTAACCAAGACCAACAGTCTATACTTGTCCACACTAAATACCCTAAACAATTAGAACCTTCTTTTATCCCCTTATATAAAAATTCTAGATGCTCTTTAAAAAATTCTATTCTATAATCATCTTCTATAATTCCATTTTTTAAAAATCTTTCTTCATTTTCAACACCCATACCGTTTTCTGCTACGAACCAAGGTATATTCCCATAATTTTCTTTAATATTTTTTGAAATATCATATATACCTTTTGGGTATATTTCCCAACCCCTGTATGGATTCATTCTCCTAGCGGGCATTTCATAATGATCATAATAGTATGTTGGCATAAATGGTGCTTCATCATTAGGTTTATTTTTTTTAGCACAAACTCTTAAAGGCTGGTAATAGTTTATTCCCAATATATTAACTGTATTATTTCTTATTATATCTAACTCTTCCCTAGTATATTCAGGCATTAAATCATGTTTTTTTATTATCTCTATTAATTCATCTGGGTAAAAACCTTTAACACTCGGGTCTAAAAATGATTTACTGGCAAATAATTCTGCTATTCTAGCAGCCTTTAAATCATATTTATTATTAGATCTAGGGTATGCTGGTGTTAGATTTAATATTATTCCAATTTTCCCATCTGTAACTATATTTTTAAATTCTTTTATTGCTTTCGCAGATGCCAAAGCTATATTATATGCAACTTTAACGGCTTTTTTAGAATCCACTTCTAGTGGATAATGATATTGTAATAAATACCCACATTCAACTGATACTATAGGTTCATTAAAAGTAAACCAAGTTTTAACTATATCTCCAAATAATTTAAAACAAGTTTTTGCGTACTGACTATATGCTTCTACTACAACTTTACTTTCAAATCCATTATATTTTTCTTGTAAAGTTAAAGGTATATCAAAATGTGATAAATTTACAAAAGGCTCTATACCATTATTTTTTAATTCATTAAAATACTCTCTGTAAAATTTAACTGCTTTATCATTAATTTCACCTATACCATTGGGTATTAATCTAGCCCAAGATATAGAAGTTCTAAATGCATTATGTCCTGTTTTTTTTAATAATTGAATATCTTCTTTAAAATATTTATACATACTTGTAGTTTTATCAGGACCTATATTATTATAGAACTTATATGGTTCTATCTCATAAAATTTATCCCATGTCGTTAAACCTTTATTATCATTTTCAAATCTTCCTTCACTTTGTTCTGCACTTATAGAACTTCCCCAATAAAAATTTTTTGGAAATTTAATCATTATTTTCTCCTATTCTATTTTCTCTTATTACAAATGGTATCCATATAATTATTGATAAAATAACATTAAATATTGCAACTAAAGCAGCTTTAATTGATCCCCCTGTTGCAAAATATGCATATACTCCTGGTGGCAAAACCCAAGGAACTTGTATATAGGTAGGAGGAATTATTCCTATAACTGTTACTATATATGCTATTATGGCTGATATAGTTGGTGCTAGTATAAATGGTATTAAATAATTCATATTTAATACTAATGGTATTCCAAAGATTATAGGTTCATTTATATTAAAAATTCCCATGGGCGCTGCCATTTTTGCTATATCTTTATTTGATTTTTTTCTTGAAAATAACATTATTGCTATTATTAATGCTATGGTAATACCAGAACCACCTGGTTGATAAGCATCAAACGATGACCTAGTCCATATATATGGTAGACTATCTACACTTCCACCATTTACAATATGTTCCATATTAGAAATTAATGCTGGCTGATAAACTGTATCTAATATTGGTGATATTAAGTTATGTCCATGAACTCCAAAAAACCAAAATATTTGTATTAAAATTGACATTAATGCAATAATTAACATGTTTTGTGAAAATTTCAATATAGGGCTTTGTATTAAACTGTAAAAAATATGTTTAATTGGTAATAAATATACTATAATTCCTAAAATATATATAGTTATAGACATTTTGATTATTAATGCAAATGTTCCTACTACTGCTGGTGGTATAAAACTAGGCATATTTACATTAAATTTTAATTTAGAAATTTCAGTATATAGTTCAACAGATATTA contains the following coding sequences:
- a CDS encoding glycoside hydrolase family 125 protein, with translation MQISEKLYDLIRDSDEISDKTKKIFKNCMENTLSRTLISTDRDDYFVITGDIPAMWLRDSSGQIKPLFYLDIKEADDIIKKVIKRQLYCLDKDLYANAFNMTNNGKSWDRNDITEWNDHIWERKYELDSICYPLDTIYMYYEKTGDLEIFDNKFFELLNKIINMLIVEQHHLEKSTYHFERPNPYVYYDTLANNGKGSNVAYTGMSWSGFRPSDDACTYQYLIPSNFYLVKVLGKLIKIMKQNFSDKVILIEKMEKLKNEVKEGIEKYAIFEDSDFGKIYAYEVDGLGNSLCMDDANVPSLLSLPYLECVKNDDIIYENTRKFVLSSKNPYYYEGTNAKGIGSPHTPKNYIWHIALSIQSMTEKDKVKQKEILDIIEKTDADKFLMHEGFNKDNHYEYTRDWFSWSNSLYCEAVLKYLGFERIRKQRV
- a CDS encoding alpha-mannosidase, which gives rise to MKKTVHIISHSHLDREWYLPLIEHQMYLVDLIDNILELSKDSRFNSFHLDGQVIPLEDYLKIKPENREKLIGLISSGKLKIGPWYVLQDSFLISAESNLRNLQVGIKEAKRYLKGVDIKEHMFIGYFPDTFGNVGQMPQILKRAGIDIAYFGRGVKATGFDNIVVEDFTSKNSEMYWSSKNSDKVLGILFANWYCNAIEIPVDKNIAKTYWDQKIKDVEKYASTSHLLMMNGCDHQPLQMNILDAIDTANELYDDYEFIHSNLFDYYKAVKKEVFDKKLNLNNINGELRSQKTDGWYTLQGTSSNRVILKKQNKKAEFLLEEVVEPLLYSIYDKKQYPYDAIHYAYKTLISNHPHDSICGTGIDSIHKGMLERFKEVIELSNHLVNRALYDFSKNVNTTNLDYEYMLSVHNINQYSTIKEIEAEIDYKTIKFKDMHYQKAYELLKNENIPKSVIIYDGDKEVYRTNLKQAKVLFDYKIPDDSFRVPYWTQKLKFNAVIPMEAFSRKVFNLKFLFDELEKVSNIKIGKDYLENEYIKLSVNNDGTFNLYNKKDKIELLNLGVIEDNGDVGNEYIYKRANAKSIYSNENQNIKYNIKSITKDKAIIEIYDTIKIPVSAENDFEKIKEQMQEVTIRNVKRADDLVEFKIIKTLELNTYDKVVKLNIKFNNIAKDHRLRILFANDIKTDYVYPESIYEVVKRPIMPSKEWLNPDNSQNLNRFVNLRDENMGLTIGTNGIAEYEVLKDDNTLALSIGRYTGEIGDWGYFPTEDSQEQGEIDLDLYIDLYKGDEIKSYHRILEYRKQVQCIQIYPNNKGNIEANKKLDIELGNNMLMALNRNENKTGIIRLCNYSKNANNIKINSINELNILENEIISIDENNVKNINAYEIRTFELGDNDAN
- a CDS encoding glycoside hydrolase family 1 protein: MIKFPKNFYWGSSISAEQSEGRFENDNKGLTTWDKFYEIEPYKFYNNIGPDKTTSMYKYFKEDIQLLKKTGHNAFRTSISWARLIPNGIGEINDKAVKFYREYFNELKNNGIEPFVNLSHFDIPLTLQEKYNGFESKVVVEAYSQYAKTCFKLFGDIVKTWFTFNEPIVSVECGYLLQYHYPLEVDSKKAVKVAYNIALASAKAIKEFKNIVTDGKIGIILNLTPAYPRSNNKYDLKAARIAELFASKSFLDPSVKGFYPDELIEIIKKHDLMPEYTREELDIIRNNTVNILGINYYQPLRVCAKKNKPNDEAPFMPTYYYDHYEMPARRMNPYRGWEIYPKGIYDISKNIKENYGNIPWFVAENGMGVENEERFLKNGIIEDDYRIEFFKEHLEFLYKGIKEGSNCLGYLVWTSIDCWSWLNSYKNRYGLISLDLKTNKRSIKKSGLWFNELSKNNGF
- a CDS encoding ABC transporter permease, with protein sequence MENKKKRKFGMENIELTLLSIPTITWFILFCYLPIMGIIMAFKRYRIFPRKGFFYSLLNSEWVGLNNFKFILKTNDIYILLRNTIVYNIIFIIMGIVIPVTLAILIKELYSTFRSKLYQTLMFFPYFMSWVIVSYFIYAFLSTDKGVINNILVYFGKERVSWYTQSDYWPYLLVFIRNWKATGYGMIVYLATIAGIDPTLYEAAVVDGASKWQQVKYITLPGLKRVIIIMFILSVGGIFYSDFGLFYQSTRGVPGSLFNVAATLDTYVFNALKGGSPIGTITAVALLQSIACCITILTANYIVKKVDKESAII
- a CDS encoding PTS sugar transporter subunit IIC, whose product is MNSFKDTIIPIFTKISNQKHVNAVKETFIALAPILLVGSIALLLRDFLIFNFIKDFNNAISFICLSFISIIFIIILAYKLSDIQGLIISLVIFILSIQEKMSINISDLGSKNIFLAIVITIISVELYTEISKLKFNVNMPSFIPPAVVGTFALIIKMSITIYILGIIVYLLPIKHIFYSLIQSPILKFSQNMLIIALMSILIQIFWFFGVHGHNLISPILDTVYQPALISNMEHIVNGGSVDSLPYIWTRSSFDAYQPGGSGITIALIIAIMLFSRKKSNKDIAKMAAPMGIFNINEPIIFGIPLVLNMNYLIPFILAPTISAIIAYIVTVIGIIPPTYIQVPWVLPPGVYAYFATGGSIKAALVAIFNVILSIIIWIPFVIRENRIGENND
- a CDS encoding ABC transporter ATP-binding protein, coding for MANVTLKGVEKQYPNGFKAVHGIDLEIKDGEFMVFVGPSGCAKSTTLRMIAGLEEITGGEVYIGDKLVNDVPPKDREIAMVFQSYALYPHMTVYENMAFGLKLRKTPKDEIDRRVREAAEKLEITELLDRKPKEMSGGQRQRVALGRAIVRKPKVFLFDEPLSNLDAKLRVSMRVRITQLHKELKNTMIYVTHDQVEAMTMGDRITVLKLGKIMQVDTPLNLYHKPANKFVAGFIGSPTMNLIEADLVEKDNKVYVKIGDTFIEIAKEKADKVKTYVGKKVIFGIRPEAIEAVDEATPESVVGDISVVEQMGNEEYIYFTLGNVQWTSRMNVEGLADLRQTGKHNFKFDTTKCHIFDIDTEENVSL